One Nostoc sp. UHCC 0302 DNA window includes the following coding sequences:
- a CDS encoding NAD-dependent succinate-semialdehyde dehydrogenase, with protein MAIATINPATGETLKTFEPLNDAEIFAKLDLAAQTFEQYRRTSFSERSHWLQKAADILEQDKAEFAKLMTLEMGKPLKAAIAEVEKCAAVCRYYAENAADFLADAHVKTDGSDSFVRYQPLGAILAVMPWNFPFWQVFRFAAPALMAGNVGLLKHASNVPQCALVIEEIIQRAGFPKGVFQTLLIGAAKVADVINDDRVKAATLTGSEPAGASLAAAAGKQLKKTVLELGGSDPFIVLPSADLEAAVVTATTARMLNNGQSCIAAKRFIVAEAIADKFEKLFLEKFEALKIGDPMQPDTDLGPLATPDILQDLDQQVQTATKSGGKVLTGGHPLSDRPGNFYSPTIIIDIPPDTAIAKEEFFGPVALLFRVPDIDAAIKLANATPFGLGASAWTTNGQERDRLVEEIEAGAVFINGMVKSDPRLPFGGIKRSGYGRELSIQGIHEFVNVKTVWVK; from the coding sequence ATGGCTATCGCCACCATTAATCCTGCCACTGGGGAAACGCTCAAAACTTTTGAGCCACTGAATGATGCAGAAATTTTCGCTAAACTCGACTTGGCTGCTCAGACTTTTGAGCAGTACCGTAGAACTAGTTTCTCGGAGCGATCGCACTGGCTACAAAAAGCTGCGGATATTTTAGAGCAAGACAAAGCAGAATTTGCCAAGTTAATGACTCTAGAAATGGGCAAGCCTTTGAAAGCAGCGATCGCAGAAGTAGAAAAATGTGCCGCCGTCTGTCGCTACTATGCCGAAAATGCAGCCGATTTCTTGGCTGATGCCCATGTAAAAACCGATGGTAGTGATAGTTTTGTTAGATACCAGCCATTGGGCGCAATTCTCGCAGTCATGCCGTGGAATTTTCCTTTCTGGCAAGTATTTCGATTTGCTGCACCTGCACTGATGGCGGGAAATGTCGGCTTACTCAAACACGCTTCTAATGTGCCGCAGTGTGCTTTGGTAATTGAAGAAATTATCCAAAGAGCAGGTTTTCCCAAAGGTGTGTTTCAAACTTTGTTGATTGGTGCTGCTAAAGTTGCCGATGTCATCAACGATGACCGAGTAAAAGCTGCCACCTTGACAGGAAGTGAACCAGCAGGCGCATCCCTTGCCGCTGCTGCGGGAAAACAACTTAAAAAAACCGTTTTGGAATTAGGAGGAAGTGACCCGTTTATTGTGTTACCAAGTGCTGATTTAGAGGCAGCAGTTGTCACAGCTACTACAGCACGAATGTTAAATAACGGGCAATCTTGTATTGCAGCGAAACGTTTTATTGTAGCAGAAGCGATCGCTGACAAATTTGAAAAACTGTTTTTAGAAAAATTCGAGGCACTAAAAATTGGCGATCCCATGCAACCAGACACCGATTTAGGGCCATTGGCAACCCCCGACATTCTCCAGGATTTAGACCAACAAGTGCAAACTGCTACAAAAAGTGGTGGAAAAGTCCTCACGGGTGGACATCCTTTATCAGATCGTCCTGGGAACTTTTATTCGCCAACTATTATCATAGATATTCCGCCTGACACAGCAATTGCCAAAGAAGAATTCTTCGGCCCGGTGGCATTATTATTCCGTGTTCCCGATATCGATGCTGCCATTAAACTGGCTAACGCCACACCCTTTGGTTTGGGTGCAAGTGCTTGGACAACTAATGGCCAAGAACGCGATCGCTTGGTTGAAGAAATTGAAGCAGGTGCGGTATTTATCAACGGTATGGTCAAATCCGACCCCCGCTTACCTTTTGGAGGCATCAAGCGTTCTGGGTATGGCAGAGAACTAAGTATCCAAGGAATACATGAGTTCGTCAATGTTAAAACTGTGTGGGTAAAGTGA
- a CDS encoding FAD-dependent hydroxylase, whose product MTLTQFNQTFSPQQTPQEVQGYKYDLVIVGGGIIGLTLAAALKDSGLSVLLIEAKVASTAVAKGQAYAIHMLSALIYQGIGVWDKILPQIAKYCRIRLSDANYPDVVEFETADLGTPELGYVAEHQALLLPLQEFVQDCANVTYLCPAEVVKTEYQEDIVAIEIKIADQIQTVHSKLLVAADGARSPIRQAAGIKTQGWKYWQSCIVAFVKPEKSHNNTAYERFWQSGPFAILPLPENRCRIVWTAPHDEAKALCALDDEQFLQELTRRYGNQMGKLELLGDRFIFQVQLMQSDRYVLPRLALIGDAAHNCHPVGGQGLNLGIRDAAALAQVLQAAHTAGKDIGNIQILKGYERWRKLENLTILGFTDLLDRMFSNNFFPAVVVRRLGLWFLKRVPVLKVFMLKLMIGLKGRTPELAKR is encoded by the coding sequence ATGACGCTAACGCAGTTTAATCAAACATTTTCCCCGCAACAGACACCGCAAGAGGTGCAGGGATATAAATATGATTTGGTAATTGTCGGCGGTGGAATTATTGGGTTAACCCTAGCCGCGGCTTTAAAAGATTCTGGCTTGAGTGTACTGCTGATTGAGGCAAAAGTGGCATCAACCGCAGTAGCAAAAGGGCAAGCTTATGCAATTCATATGCTTTCGGCGCTAATTTATCAGGGAATTGGTGTTTGGGACAAAATATTACCGCAAATCGCTAAATATTGCCGTATTCGTCTTTCTGATGCTAATTATCCCGATGTGGTGGAATTTGAAACAGCAGATTTAGGTACACCAGAGTTGGGCTATGTGGCAGAACACCAAGCGCTTTTACTACCTTTGCAGGAATTTGTCCAAGATTGTGCCAATGTGACTTATCTCTGTCCGGCTGAGGTAGTAAAGACGGAGTACCAAGAGGACATAGTAGCAATAGAGATTAAAATTGCTGACCAGATACAAACAGTTCACAGTAAATTACTTGTAGCAGCAGATGGGGCGCGATCGCCAATTCGTCAAGCTGCTGGTATCAAAACTCAAGGCTGGAAATATTGGCAATCTTGCATTGTTGCATTTGTTAAACCAGAGAAATCGCACAACAATACTGCTTACGAAAGATTTTGGCAAAGTGGGCCGTTTGCGATTTTACCTCTACCGGAGAACCGTTGCCGTATTGTCTGGACAGCACCGCATGATGAAGCAAAAGCTTTATGTGCTTTAGATGACGAGCAATTTTTACAAGAATTAACTCGTCGGTATGGTAATCAAATGGGTAAGTTGGAATTGTTAGGCGATCGCTTTATTTTCCAGGTGCAGTTGATGCAAAGCGATCGCTATGTACTCCCCAGACTAGCGTTAATTGGGGACGCAGCACACAATTGCCATCCTGTTGGTGGACAAGGTTTAAATCTGGGTATTCGGGATGCAGCTGCTTTGGCGCAAGTACTACAAGCAGCACACACAGCAGGTAAAGATATAGGCAATATTCAGATTCTTAAAGGCTATGAACGCTGGCGTAAGCTAGAAAACCTAACGATTTTAGGTTTCACCGATTTATTAGATCGGATGTTTTCTAATAATTTCTTCCCTGCGGTAGTCGTGCGTCGCTTAGGTTTATGGTTCTTGAAGAGAGTACCTGTATTAAAGGTGTTTATGCTCAAATTAATGATTGGTTTGAAGGGACGTACTCCAGAATTAGCAAAACGTTAA
- a CDS encoding transglycosylase SLT domain-containing protein, which translates to MLKKLQKKQISLIAGAALFAFLAGAMVSAPEIGKTLGQWLTLGKNQTDQKSEVNKAGSAVFPLISQSLPERAAKLAAIAQGSRSPDRARARYLLASDYIERTQAKKALVLLEGLEKDYPVLAPYILLKQAQAQDIQGEDGKASDLRQKVLKLYPKEAAAVKALYLIAQPKQQDIAIAQFPSNPLTWEIIRKRLQENPNQPNLQLVLAKYAYDQPGIVGVLDQLVKQPNLKPADWELIGTAYWENNQFRKAAPAYAKAPKTPRNLYRTARGLQVGGKDRDLAIGSYKLLVQQFPTAKETGTALLRLAEMAKTSKDALPYLDQAIAKFPDQAGAALAQKAKILQSLKDQKSATDTWQLLITKYGKSDEAAEYRWQIAQDKAKAKDYIGAWQWAEPIVTSNPNSILAPRAGFWVGKWATALGKQQEAKTAYEYVISQFPYSYYAWRAASILGLNVGNFNDVRQLKPEIVAPQRPVPPAGSDTFKELYLLGQDRDAWLQWQTEFQNKLQPTVTEQFTEGLMQLARGENISGIDDISKLEDRETPAELAQYQALSKQITYWQARYPFPYIQEIEKWSTERQLNPLLVTALIRQESRFETKIKSVANATGLMQVLPSTAKWIAPQIKVDFKTVNLENPNDNIMLGTWYLDHTHQQYNNNSLLAIASYNAGPGNVSKWLQTLTKEDPDEFVEEIPFDETKNYVRQVFGNYWNYLRLYNPEISGIVAKYSAAHPQLPKQ; encoded by the coding sequence ATGCTGAAGAAACTACAAAAAAAACAAATTTCTTTAATTGCTGGTGCAGCACTGTTTGCCTTTTTAGCTGGGGCAATGGTTTCAGCACCTGAGATTGGAAAAACCTTGGGGCAATGGCTCACACTAGGGAAGAATCAGACTGACCAGAAATCTGAGGTAAACAAAGCTGGCTCAGCTGTGTTTCCACTGATATCACAATCCCTGCCAGAGCGGGCGGCAAAACTAGCAGCGATCGCCCAAGGATCACGTTCGCCAGATCGGGCGCGGGCCCGTTATCTTTTGGCGAGTGATTACATTGAAAGAACCCAAGCCAAAAAAGCCCTGGTTTTACTAGAAGGACTAGAGAAAGATTATCCTGTGCTTGCGCCCTACATTTTGCTCAAACAAGCGCAAGCACAAGATATCCAGGGCGAGGATGGGAAAGCGTCGGATTTAAGGCAAAAAGTGCTGAAACTTTATCCCAAAGAAGCAGCAGCAGTTAAAGCCCTTTATCTAATTGCACAACCAAAGCAACAAGACATCGCGATCGCTCAATTTCCCTCCAATCCGCTAACGTGGGAAATTATCCGCAAACGGTTGCAAGAGAATCCCAATCAGCCAAATTTACAGTTAGTTTTGGCAAAGTATGCCTATGACCAACCAGGAATCGTAGGCGTGTTAGATCAGCTAGTTAAACAGCCTAACCTCAAACCAGCAGACTGGGAACTCATTGGTACAGCTTACTGGGAAAACAATCAATTTCGCAAAGCTGCGCCTGCTTATGCCAAAGCACCTAAAACACCCCGCAACCTCTACCGCACTGCACGGGGGTTACAAGTAGGGGGTAAAGACCGGGATCTGGCGATCGGCAGCTATAAACTACTAGTGCAGCAATTTCCAACTGCTAAAGAAACTGGAACTGCCTTACTGCGGTTGGCAGAAATGGCGAAAACAAGTAAAGACGCTTTACCTTATCTCGACCAAGCGATCGCTAAATTTCCTGATCAAGCTGGTGCTGCACTGGCACAAAAAGCCAAAATTCTCCAATCTCTCAAGGATCAAAAGTCAGCTACCGACACTTGGCAATTACTTATAACCAAGTATGGCAAGTCTGATGAAGCCGCAGAGTATCGCTGGCAAATTGCCCAAGATAAAGCCAAAGCCAAAGATTACATCGGTGCATGGCAATGGGCAGAACCAATTGTTACCAGTAATCCTAACAGTATTTTGGCTCCTAGAGCAGGCTTTTGGGTAGGTAAATGGGCAACCGCACTCGGCAAACAACAAGAGGCTAAAACTGCTTATGAGTATGTGATTAGCCAATTTCCTTACTCATACTATGCATGGCGAGCCGCGTCCATATTGGGGCTAAACGTTGGTAACTTTAATGACGTTCGCCAACTCAAACCGGAAATAGTTGCACCCCAGCGTCCCGTTCCTCCTGCGGGTTCTGATACTTTCAAAGAGTTATATTTGCTAGGGCAAGATCGTGATGCTTGGTTGCAATGGCAGACAGAGTTTCAGAATAAATTACAGCCAACAGTCACAGAGCAATTTACCGAAGGCTTGATGCAACTGGCAAGGGGAGAAAATATCTCAGGAATTGATGACATTTCCAAATTGGAAGACCGGGAAACACCAGCTGAACTTGCCCAATATCAGGCTTTGAGTAAACAGATCACTTACTGGCAAGCCCGTTATCCATTTCCCTATATCCAAGAGATTGAAAAGTGGTCTACAGAACGTCAACTCAATCCTTTATTAGTCACTGCCTTGATACGTCAAGAGTCGCGGTTTGAGACCAAAATCAAATCTGTTGCCAATGCGACTGGCTTAATGCAGGTATTACCAAGTACAGCTAAATGGATTGCCCCACAAATCAAGGTGGACTTTAAAACAGTTAACCTAGAAAATCCCAACGACAACATTATGTTGGGTACTTGGTATTTGGATCATACCCATCAGCAATATAACAATAATTCCTTGTTAGCGATCGCCAGTTACAATGCAGGCCCCGGCAACGTTTCTAAATGGTTGCAAACGCTGACTAAAGAAGATCCAGATGAATTTGTTGAAGAAATTCCCTTTGATGAAACTAAAAATTACGTCCGGCAAGTATTTGGTAACTACTGGAATTATCTGAGACTTTACAACCCAGAAATTTCTGGCATAGTAGCAAAATACTCGGCTGCACACCCACAATTACCGAAGCAGTGA
- a CDS encoding 2OG-Fe(II) oxygenase, with protein sequence MNKIITKVRNRILENLYRLPLLSKTSDLAYQAAIDQHIDHLPIISKNDLKLIEALQNQGIVITSLAALSIPSTPQMYQEAKILMPEISQIISVNKNEFIIHATSEQMMEHIEIFLWGLQQNLLNIIENYIGLPIAYHGSYYRRDIVNQVQRKSRLWHLDKEDRKVLKVIVYLNNVNEQNGPFQYIPKYFSSKIFNSLKYNYEYIQDKAMQTVISPLNWKSCIGASGTVIIADTANIFHRGKIPIDSDRFTIFFDYTSRRPKHPFYCQTSLSNDNLLKIATKISETQRQCIFWQKT encoded by the coding sequence ATGAATAAAATTATTACAAAGGTTCGTAATCGAATCTTAGAAAATCTCTATCGACTCCCATTATTAAGTAAGACATCTGACCTTGCTTATCAAGCAGCAATCGATCAACATATTGATCATCTACCTATTATCTCGAAAAATGACTTAAAGTTAATTGAAGCTTTACAAAATCAAGGAATTGTCATAACTTCATTAGCAGCGCTTTCAATTCCTTCTACACCACAAATGTACCAAGAAGCTAAAATTTTAATGCCAGAAATTTCCCAGATAATTTCCGTAAATAAAAATGAATTTATTATTCATGCTACATCTGAGCAAATGATGGAGCATATAGAAATTTTCCTCTGGGGACTGCAACAAAATTTACTAAATATTATAGAAAATTACATTGGTTTACCGATAGCCTATCATGGTTCTTATTATCGGCGAGATATTGTCAATCAAGTTCAACGAAAATCAAGGTTATGGCATTTAGATAAGGAAGATAGAAAAGTACTAAAAGTTATTGTTTATTTAAATAATGTAAATGAGCAGAATGGCCCCTTTCAATATATTCCTAAATATTTTTCTTCAAAGATATTTAACTCTTTAAAATATAACTATGAATATATTCAAGACAAAGCTATGCAAACAGTTATATCACCCTTAAATTGGAAGTCTTGTATAGGAGCTTCTGGTACAGTAATCATTGCTGATACTGCTAACATCTTCCATCGGGGAAAAATACCAATAGATTCAGACAGATTTACAATATTTTTTGATTACACTTCTAGGCGACCAAAACATCCCTTTTATTGCCAAACTTCTTTGAGTAATGACAATTTACTAAAAATTGCTACAAAAATTTCTGAAACTCAAAGACAATGCATTTTTTGGCAAAAAACCTAG
- a CDS encoding acetolactate synthase large subunit, translating into MNTAELLVQCLENEGVQYVFGLPGEENLHVLEALKHSSIKFITTRHEQGAAFMADVYGRLTGKAGVCLSTLGPGATNLMTGVADANLDGAPLVAITGQVGTDRMHIESHQYLDLVAMFAPVTKWNKQIVRPSITPEVVRKAFKRSQSEKPGAVHIDLPENIAAMPVEGKPLHKHNIEKTYASFASIRAASAAISQAVNPLILVGNGAIRAQASDAVTQFATNMNIPVANTFMGKGIIPYTHQLALWAVGLQQKDFITCGFDNTDLVIAIGYDLIEFSPKKWNPDGKIPIVHIGLSPAEIDSSYIPYAEVVGDISDSLYEILKLADRHAKPQPYSISLRENIRADYEEHAHDDGFPIKPQKLIYDLRQVMGPDDIVISDVGAHKMWIARHYHCHSPNTCIISNGFAAMGIAIPGALAAKLVYPDRKVVAATGDGGFMMNCQELETALRVGTPFVTLIFNDGGYGLIEWKQENQFGKGNSSFVHFGNPDFVKLAESMGLKGYRVESAVDLIPVLKEALAQDVPAVIDCPVDYRENHRFTQKSGDLSCAL; encoded by the coding sequence ATGAATACGGCAGAACTGTTAGTACAGTGTTTGGAAAATGAAGGGGTGCAATACGTTTTTGGACTCCCTGGCGAAGAAAACTTGCACGTTTTGGAAGCGTTAAAACATTCTTCCATTAAATTTATTACCACTCGTCATGAACAGGGTGCAGCATTCATGGCGGATGTCTACGGACGCCTCACAGGAAAAGCGGGAGTATGTCTTTCTACATTGGGGCCTGGGGCAACAAACTTGATGACTGGGGTAGCAGATGCTAACCTTGATGGTGCGCCTTTAGTGGCGATTACCGGTCAAGTGGGAACCGATAGAATGCACATTGAATCCCATCAATATTTAGATTTGGTGGCCATGTTTGCACCTGTGACCAAGTGGAATAAACAGATTGTGCGACCAAGTATTACACCAGAAGTTGTCCGGAAAGCATTTAAGCGATCGCAAAGCGAAAAACCTGGTGCAGTTCACATCGATTTACCTGAAAATATTGCTGCCATGCCCGTAGAAGGCAAACCCTTGCATAAGCATAATATCGAAAAAACCTATGCTTCTTTTGCGAGTATTCGAGCAGCATCAGCGGCAATTTCCCAGGCAGTGAACCCATTAATCTTAGTAGGAAATGGGGCAATTCGCGCTCAAGCCAGTGATGCTGTCACGCAATTTGCCACTAACATGAATATTCCTGTTGCCAATACTTTCATGGGTAAAGGCATAATTCCCTACACTCATCAATTAGCTTTATGGGCAGTGGGATTACAGCAAAAAGATTTCATTACCTGCGGCTTTGACAACACAGATTTAGTAATTGCTATTGGCTATGATTTGATAGAATTTTCACCGAAGAAATGGAATCCTGACGGCAAAATTCCGATTGTGCATATTGGGCTAAGTCCAGCAGAAATTGATAGTAGTTATATTCCCTACGCAGAAGTAGTAGGAGATATTTCTGATTCTCTCTACGAAATATTAAAATTAGCAGACCGCCACGCTAAACCTCAACCTTATTCCATCAGCTTACGAGAAAATATTCGTGCTGATTACGAAGAACACGCTCATGATGACGGGTTTCCTATCAAACCACAAAAGTTAATTTATGACTTGCGGCAAGTGATGGGCCCAGATGATATCGTCATTTCTGATGTTGGCGCACATAAAATGTGGATTGCCCGTCATTATCATTGCCATAGTCCTAATACTTGCATTATTTCTAATGGCTTTGCAGCAATGGGTATTGCTATTCCTGGTGCTTTAGCAGCAAAACTTGTTTATCCCGACCGCAAAGTCGTTGCTGCAACTGGCGATGGCGGCTTTATGATGAATTGCCAAGAATTAGAAACCGCCTTGCGAGTAGGAACTCCTTTTGTCACCTTAATTTTTAATGATGGTGGCTACGGATTAATTGAGTGGAAGCAAGAAAATCAGTTTGGCAAAGGCAACTCATCTTTTGTACATTTTGGCAATCCTGATTTTGTCAAATTAGCCGAAAGCATGGGTTTAAAAGGCTACCGAGTCGAATCTGCCGTTGATTTGATTCCCGTACTCAAAGAAGCACTCGCTCAAGATGTGCCTGCGGTGATAGATTGTCCCGTAGATTATCGAGAGAATCACCGCTTTACACAAAAATCTGGCGACTTGAGTTGTGCGCTGTAA
- a CDS encoding response regulator, with product MTKRILVIDDEESLRELACTCLEDLGRWEAIAAKSGHEGLLKAQEYSFDAILLDVSMPDMNGFQFYDQLKANSTTQMIPVILLTAKVLPDDRKRFAQMNVAGIITKPFDPTLICEQIAQILAWSD from the coding sequence ATGACTAAACGCATTCTTGTAATTGATGATGAAGAATCGCTACGAGAGCTTGCCTGCACTTGTTTAGAGGATTTGGGAAGGTGGGAAGCGATCGCTGCCAAATCGGGTCATGAAGGACTGCTAAAAGCTCAGGAGTATTCTTTTGATGCGATTCTCCTGGATGTATCAATGCCTGACATGAATGGTTTTCAATTTTACGACCAGCTCAAAGCCAACTCAACAACTCAAATGATTCCGGTCATTTTATTAACTGCAAAAGTGTTACCAGATGATCGCAAGCGCTTTGCTCAAATGAATGTAGCCGGAATCATTACAAAACCCTTTGATCCTACCCTGATTTGCGAACAAATAGCCCAAATACTTGCTTGGAGTGATTAG